A genomic region of Lagopus muta isolate bLagMut1 chromosome 19, bLagMut1 primary, whole genome shotgun sequence contains the following coding sequences:
- the PPP1R26 gene encoding protein phosphatase 1 regulatory subunit 26: MFLMNASPLVALQTQWESFGPVRNCRYPVCFSESEGGIARNSVHAKVQMIISSLQSQESPLGMNNECECIMQKKQKGEKGTSDRVASSTTLLQKHPKYTQRGCPADSDDAEENVEFGTLLLDSDSDDSVDRGIEEAIQEYLKAKGKSDQSLQRNAECSENTARDKRLKREFSQDKMSGNLLPVKFKADMLSEEYFSDQLRIGKRLQPASPQSISSDDSFEQSIQAEIVQFLNEKKQQEISKCVIGQGKKDSHVRSVLKSNKQTSNKTNCGAVKRGCNALLLRHHPKLRKTSTQSKCLKSKIQEMPGDFHQVDQAYLEAASQPWLLQQNEESGTNYWHPSGTLMDESMHASDSSSDDGIEEAIQLYQLEKIRKEAGHTTDCVPLQREQFDTKAIADISASLTISSTKSASPEICKSPTSNKRKEINSKSAELESSSNDFNRLFKPLKKARHFVPPENKIAACELTLQASCRADTSAELMCAEAILDISKTIMPSQMGSDSKSLAADSFFSPQLLSSSHCESDSSLVDSDDSIEQEIRAFLALKAQSESLVTKPPGLVTKPPGLSHSIQTPLPSDQNSLTGALEPSLPKTLKLSPNRKKRLKREGGVAKQSASKASEQLGTGFFQPEPYSKVPVLQEGTLSSSEGLGGAPMLSSNETEQQQLMSSEPSESVGECVALDSGNPFLQVQSGARQLVKKTIQSQERDGSDDESSSLDSDEDLDSAIKDLLRSKRKLKKKSKDQKSQCKKRVRCTETDSQLLDEVSDLQQSEWKGKNPVLLKSCLSKSRKAVKENAVRNHPDEVNVSLSSERPEAVKNVECDLQLKKGCKPEPVSNQNNLQIAKNRKCAFTAASGTDDSSSVDSDDSIEQEIRKFLAEKAKDSAGNSEMQKNEATLDLLSKQTASKGKVKQQSVENEMDFLLGQTKKTKGSQQTDELKSSQRMEGKSAMLLDSGKTASSAENVSFNTTGQSKAKLAMVGVKGVAAGELPGKATGKKDVSHTEPVQKTLPSKTSRNEGRKRQKVSNAKSRSKRKNSFQLKISSKFIAGLKRARERKKSMLLNKKQKSEHLLSQSSASGTEVASQDTDVLTWEKGAPLPKGECSGENETAIKESSSCQKLAVEVSGPHVAETCERPDAAPLCIKEAEGCKKAAAAGGWTDSHLNLSSQEQSVAAGQVDKVCRRTNKAGNVQMGAEEGDSHRDSRADSNVSPPLLQSSTAVVEADKGSKETCQQSIHVCGRGENNQQDNRQDPPCVGCALQELSVTAVRAGEASGEACAGNGVHVCVEKESIACQDSDRQSEIQVSSSNWEGKVPVLQHRETDCEPDQGQEVLEKDCAKCTDTPAGDSPDSLMKLQVSDKRRKRRETQALSRV; encoded by the coding sequence ATGTTCCTTATGAATGCTTCTCCTCTGGTAGCTCTTCAGACACAATGGGAATCCTTTGGACCAGTGAGGAATTGTAGATACCCTGTTTGCTTCTCTGAGTCTGAAGGGGGCATCGCCAGAAACTCTGTGCATGCAAAAGTTCAAATGATCATAAGCAGCCTGCAAAGTCAAGAGTCTCCCCTGGGTATGAACAATGAGTGTGAATGTATTatgcagaagaaacaaaagggagaaaaaggcacGAGTGATAGGGTTGCATCTAGCACcacactgctgcagaagcatCCCAAATACACCCAGAGGGGTTGTCCTGCTGATTCAGATGATGCTGAAGAGAATGTGGAGTTTGGGACTCTCTTGCTTGATTCTGATAGTGACGATTCTGTTGACCGTGGTATAGAGGAAGCTATTCAGGAGTAcctgaaagcaaaaggaaaaagtgacCAGTCATTACAGAGGAATGCAGAGTGTTCTGAAAACACAGCCAGAGACAAAAGGCTTAAGAGAGAATTCTCCCAGGACAAAATGTCTGGTAACCTTCTCCCTGTGAAATTTAAAGCAGATATGCTCTCTGAAGAGTACTTTTCTGACCAGCTTAGAATTGGTAAAAGGCTACAGCCTGCTTCCCCTCAAAGCATTAGTAGTGATGACTCTTTCGAACAGAGCATACAAGCTGAAATTGTGCAGTTCTTGAACGAGAAGAAGCAACAAGAAATTAGCAAGTGTGTAATTGGGCAGGGTAAAAAAGATTCCCATGTGAGATCTGTCcttaaaagcaacaaacaaactTCTAACAAAACAAACTGCGGTGCTGTGAAGCGAGGTTGTAACGCGCTCCTCTTGAGACACCATCCCAAGCTACGGAAAACCAGCACGCAGTCCAAGTGTTTGAAGTCTAAAATCCAGGAAATGCCTGGTGATTTCCACCAAGTGGACCAAGCTTATCTAGAAGCAGCCAGCCAGCCCTGGTTActgcagcaaaatgaagaaagtgGAACTAACTACTGGCATCCTAGTGGAACCCTTATGGATGAGAGCATGCACGCATCCGACTCCAGCAGCGACGACGGGATCGAAGAAGCCATTCAGCTTTATCAGCTGGAGAAGATCAGGAAAGAGGCAGGTCACACAACGGACTGTGTCCCTTTGCAAAGGGAGCAATTTGACACAAAGGCTATAGCGGACATTTCAGCAAGCCTGACCATTAGCTCGACAAAAAGTGCCTCACCAGAAATCTGTAAAAGCCCTACGAGCAACAAGAGGAAGGAGATTAATTCAAAGTCAGCAGAATTAGAAAGCTCCAGCAATGACTTTAACAGGCTGTTTAAACCACTGAAAAAAGCCAGGCATTTCGTACCTCCGGAAAACAAGATTGCTGCTTGCGAGCTCACATTGCAGGCTTCTTGCAGAGCAGACACATCTGCAGAACTCATGTGTGCAGAAGCAATTCTTGATATTTCCAAAACAATCATGCCATCCCAAATGGGAAGTGACAGCAAATCCCTCGCTGCagattccttcttttctccccagCTTCTCTCATCTTCCCATTGTGAAAGTGACAGCAGCCTTGTGGACAGCGATGATAGCATAGAGCAAGAAATCCGGGCTTTTTTGGCTCTGAAAGCACAGTCAGAAAGCCTTGTAACAAAGCCTCCTGGCCTTGTAACAAAGCCTCCTGGCCTGTCACACTCGATCCAGACGCCTTTGCCTTCTGATCAAAACAGCCTCACTGGtgccctggagccttctcttcccaaaACACTGAAACTATCACCGAATCGTAAAAAGAGACTTAAAAGGGAAGGCGGAGTGGCAAAGCAAAGTGCATCGAAAGCATCCGAACAGCTGGGGACGGGATTTTTTCAGCCAGAGCCCTATTCAAAAGTTCCTGTGCTCCAGGAGGGCACcctgagcagctctgaaggACTCGGTGGCGCTCCGATGCTCAGCAGCAATGagactgagcagcagcagctgatgtcTTCTGAGCCGTCTGAATCTGTTGGCGAATGTGTGGCCTTGGATTCTGGAAATCCTTTTTTGCAGGTTCAGAGTGGTGCCAGACAGCTTGTGAAAAAGACCATCCAAAGTCAAGAGAGGGATGGTTCAGATGATGAGAGCAGTTCTCTGGATAGCGATGAGGACCTCGATAGTGCTATTAAGGACCTTTTACgatctaaaagaaaattaaagaagaagTCTAAGGACCAGAAATCTCAGTGCAAGAAGAGAGTCAGGTGTACCGAGACAGACAGTCAGCTGCTGGATGAGGTCAGTGACCTGCAGCAAAGTGAGTGGAAAGGTAAAAATCCCGTGCTACTGAAAAGCTGCCTCTCAAAATCTAGAAAAGCTGTGAAGGAGAATGCAGTCAGAAATCATCCAGATGAAGTAAATGTCAGCCTTTCAAGTGAAAGACCTGAAGCCGTTAAGAACGTAGAGTGTGATTTACAGCTTAAAAAAGGATGCAAACCTGAACCCGTTTCGAACCAGAATAACCTGCAGATAGCTAAAAACAGGAAATGTGCTTTCACAGCTGCATCAGGCACTGATGATAGCAGTTCAGTGGACAGTGATGACAGCATTGAACAAGAAATTAGGAAGTTCTTGGCAGAAAAGGCTAAAGACTCTGCAGGCAATTCAGAGATGCAAAAAAATGAGGCAACTCTAGACCTGTTGAGCAAACAAACTGCAAGTAAAGGAAAAGTGAAGCAGCAGTCGGTTGAAAATGAGATGGACTTCTTGCTGGGTCAGACTAAAAAGACTAAGGGATCTCAGCAAACTGATGAGTTGAAGAGCTCTCAGAGAATGGAAGGGAAAAGTGCAATGTTACTTGACAGTGGGAAAactgcttcctctgcagagaatgtttcttttaatactACTGGTCAGTCAAAAGCTAAACTAGCAATGGTGGGGGTTAAAGGTGTTGCTGCTGGTGAGTTACCTGGGAAAGCGACAGGGAAAAAGGATGTGTCTCACACAGAGCCTGTGCAGAAAACACTGCCTTCTAAAACCAGCAGAAATGAAGGTCGTAAAAGGCAAAAAGTGAGCAATGCAAAGTCTAGATCTAAAAGGAAGAACTCCTTTCAATTAAAGATTTCGAGTAAATTTATTGCAGGTCTGAAACGTGCTCGGGAGAGGAAGAAATCCATGCTTttgaacaaaaagcagaaatcagagcaTTTGCTCAGCCAGAGCAGCGCATCAGGAACAGAGGTAGCTTCCCAGGATACAGATGTACTTACATGGGAAAAAGGAGCCCCACTGCCAAAAGGTGAATGTAGTGGGGAGAATGAGACAGCAATAAAAGAATCCAGCTCTTGTCAGAAGCTTGCTGTGGAAGTGTCAGGTCCCCATGTAGCAGAAACCTGTGAAAGACCAGATGCTGCTCCTTTGTGTATCAAAGAGGCAGAGGGCTGcaaaaaggctgctgctgcaggaggctggaCGGATTCACATCTGAatctctcctcacaggagcAGAGTGTGGCAGCAGGACAAGTAGATAAGGTTtgcagaagaacaaacaaagctGGGAACGTGCAGATGGGGGCTGAGGAAGGAGATAGCCACAGAGACAGCAGGGCAGATTCAAATGTGAGTCCCCCTCTCCTACAGAGCAGTACGGCAGTGGTAGAAGCAGATAAAGGTAGCAAAGAAACATGCCAGCAGAGTATACACGTATGTGGTCGTGGAGAGAATAACCAGCAGGACAACAGGCAAGATCCACCTTGTGTAGGTTGTGCACTGCAGGAGCTAAGTGTGACAGCAGTAAGAGCAGGTGAAGCTAGTGGAGAGGCATGTGCAGGAAACGGTGTGCACGTGTGCGTGGAGAAGGAGAGCATTGCCTGCCAGGACAGTGACAGACAGTCAGAAATTCAGGTATCCAGCTCCAATTGGGAAGGCAAAGtgcctgtcctgcagcacagggaaacTGATTGTGAACCGGACCAAGGGCAGGAAGTTTTAGAGAAGGACTGTGCAAAATGTACTGACACACCAGCAGGGGACAGCCCAGATTCCCTCATGAAATTGCAGGTATCAGATAA